A DNA window from Hydrogenophaga taeniospiralis contains the following coding sequences:
- a CDS encoding DUF1326 domain-containing protein translates to MAYANWRLEGEWLKNCTCAYGCPCDFNARPTQGHCMGFLGMRITKGHFENTSLDGVTFFAVVSFPGPLHEGNGQLQPIIDERASPAQREALFSIMSGQNSAEGTLFHICSLIVTKMHDPIFAPITLEFDEVARKARLVIPGVLESEVEPIKNPVTGADHRIQVVMPEGFEHRVGEVASSNIRSSGAIKFETQGGHSTLAHVVQTPQGVVA, encoded by the coding sequence ATGGCATACGCAAACTGGCGCCTCGAAGGCGAATGGCTGAAGAACTGCACTTGCGCCTATGGCTGCCCATGCGACTTCAACGCCCGACCGACGCAGGGTCATTGCATGGGTTTCCTGGGCATGCGCATCACCAAGGGACACTTCGAGAACACGAGCCTGGACGGCGTGACCTTTTTCGCCGTCGTGTCCTTCCCGGGCCCACTGCACGAAGGCAACGGCCAACTGCAGCCGATCATCGACGAGCGCGCCAGCCCGGCCCAGCGCGAAGCGCTGTTCAGCATCATGTCGGGGCAGAACTCGGCCGAAGGCACGCTGTTTCACATCTGCAGCCTGATCGTGACCAAGATGCACGACCCGATCTTCGCGCCGATCACGCTCGAGTTCGACGAGGTCGCGCGAAAGGCGCGCCTGGTGATCCCCGGCGTGCTCGAGAGCGAGGTCGAACCGATCAAGAACCCGGTCACCGGCGCCGACCACCGCATCCAGGTCGTGATGCCCGAGGGCTTCGAGCACCGCGTCGGCGAGGTGGCTTCTTCGAACATCCGCAGCAGCGGCGCCATCAAGTTCGAAACCCAGGGCGGGCACAGCACGCTGGCGCATGTCGTGCAGACGCCGCAGGGCGTGGTGGCCTGA
- the cysS gene encoding cysteine--tRNA ligase, with amino-acid sequence MTLSIFNTLSRRVEAFEPLEPGHVRMYVCGMTIYDFCHIGHARMMMAFDVVQRWLKVSGYRVTYVRNITDIDDKIIKRALERGITLRALTDEMTAAMHEDIGALGIEPPSLEPRATEYVPQMLSLIGTLQGKGLAYQADNGDVNFAVRKFDGYGKLSGKSLDDLRAGERVAVAADKNDPLDFVLWKSAKPDEPAEARWDSPFGPGRPGWHIECSAMSCATLGETFDIHGGGADLQFPHHENEIAQSEGANGKPLARFWVHNGFVRVDNEKMSKSLGNFFTIREVLQKYDPETVRFFILRAHYRSPLNYSDVHLDDARAALKRLYTALSLVPAVDAPIDWSQPFAQRFRAAMDEDFGTPEAVAVLFDLAGEVNRSRDASLAGLLRALGGTLGLLQADPGAYLQGGGAAAGGLDEAAILDLIAQRAAAKQARNFAEADRIREALQAQGVVLKDSPTGTIWERH; translated from the coding sequence ATGACTTTGAGCATTTTCAATACCCTGTCCCGACGTGTGGAGGCCTTTGAGCCTCTGGAGCCAGGCCATGTGCGCATGTACGTGTGCGGCATGACGATCTACGACTTCTGCCACATCGGTCATGCCCGCATGATGATGGCTTTCGACGTGGTGCAGCGCTGGCTCAAGGTCAGTGGTTACCGTGTGACCTACGTGCGCAACATCACGGACATCGACGACAAGATCATCAAGCGTGCGCTGGAGCGTGGCATCACCCTGCGGGCCCTGACCGACGAGATGACCGCCGCCATGCACGAGGACATCGGCGCGCTGGGCATCGAGCCACCCAGCCTGGAGCCGCGCGCCACCGAGTATGTGCCCCAGATGCTGTCGCTGATTGGCACGCTGCAGGGCAAGGGGCTGGCCTACCAGGCCGACAACGGTGACGTGAACTTCGCCGTGCGCAAGTTCGATGGCTACGGCAAGCTTTCGGGCAAATCGCTGGACGACTTGCGGGCTGGCGAACGGGTGGCGGTGGCTGCCGACAAAAATGATCCGCTGGATTTCGTGCTCTGGAAATCGGCCAAGCCCGACGAGCCCGCGGAGGCCCGGTGGGACAGCCCGTTCGGTCCGGGCCGCCCGGGTTGGCACATTGAGTGCTCGGCGATGAGTTGCGCCACGCTGGGTGAAACCTTCGACATCCACGGTGGGGGCGCCGATCTGCAGTTCCCGCACCACGAAAACGAGATCGCCCAGTCGGAGGGGGCCAATGGCAAGCCGTTGGCGCGTTTCTGGGTGCACAACGGCTTCGTTCGTGTCGACAACGAAAAGATGTCCAAGAGTCTGGGCAATTTTTTCACCATCCGAGAGGTGCTGCAGAAATACGACCCGGAGACGGTGCGTTTTTTCATTCTGCGTGCCCACTACCGCAGTCCGTTGAACTACAGCGATGTGCATCTGGACGATGCGCGTGCGGCACTCAAGCGCCTGTACACCGCACTCAGCCTGGTGCCGGCCGTGGACGCCCCGATCGACTGGAGCCAACCGTTTGCCCAGCGCTTCCGTGCCGCGATGGACGAGGATTTCGGCACGCCCGAGGCGGTGGCCGTGCTGTTTGATCTGGCGGGCGAGGTCAACCGCAGCCGGGATGCGTCGCTGGCGGGCCTGTTGCGGGCGCTGGGTGGCACCCTGGGGTTGCTGCAGGCCGATCCCGGGGCGTATCTGCAGGGGGGCGGCGCGGCGGCGGGCGGCCTGGATGAGGCCGCCATCCTGGACCTGATCGCCCAGCGGGCTGCGGCCAAGCAGGCCCGCAATTTCGCTGAAGCCGACCGCATCCGCGAGGCCTTGCAGGCGCAGGGGGTGGTGCTCAAGGACAGTCCGACCGGCACCATCTGGGAGCGTCACTGA
- a CDS encoding DNA-3-methyladenine glycosylase family protein, producing the protein MASSVLPDVGPEAPDYWVEACRHLMKRDRVMKKLIPLHGGVSLQSRGDAFVTLARSIVGQQISVKAAQSVWDRFAVLPKKMLPSQVLKLKVDDMRAAGLSARKVEYLVDLALHFANNQVHVDAWEEMDDEAIIGELVAIRGIGRWTAEMFLIFHLMRPNVLPMDDLGLQNGISRCYFSGEPVSRSEIREVAATWAPFCSVATWYIWRSLDPAPVAY; encoded by the coding sequence ATGGCCTCGTCCGTCCTGCCCGACGTCGGTCCCGAGGCGCCTGATTACTGGGTTGAAGCCTGCCGCCATTTGATGAAGCGCGACCGCGTGATGAAGAAATTGATCCCGCTGCATGGCGGCGTCAGTCTGCAGTCGCGCGGGGATGCCTTCGTCACGCTGGCGCGCAGCATCGTGGGCCAGCAGATATCGGTCAAGGCCGCGCAGTCGGTCTGGGACCGCTTTGCCGTGCTGCCAAAGAAGATGCTGCCATCGCAGGTGCTCAAGCTCAAGGTGGACGACATGCGCGCGGCCGGCCTGTCGGCCCGCAAAGTGGAATATCTCGTCGATCTGGCGCTGCACTTCGCCAACAACCAGGTGCATGTGGATGCCTGGGAAGAGATGGACGACGAGGCCATCATCGGTGAATTGGTGGCCATTCGTGGCATTGGCCGCTGGACCGCCGAGATGTTCCTGATCTTCCACCTGATGCGTCCCAACGTATTGCCAATGGACGATCTGGGCCTGCAAAATGGCATCAGCCGCTGTTATTTTTCGGGCGAACCCGTGAGCCGAAGCGAGATTCGCGAAGTGGCGGCGACCTGGGCGCCATTCTGCAGCGTGGCGACTTGGTATATTTGGCGCTCGCTGGACCCGGCCCCCGTGGCCTATTGA
- a CDS encoding aspartate kinase, translated as MALIVHKYGGTSMGSTERIRNVARRVAKWHKAGHQMVVVPSAMSGETNRLLGLAKELAPAKTDSAYGRELDMLAATGEQASSALLAIALQAEGLEAVSYAGWQVPIKTNSAYTKARIESIDDVRVRADLSAGKVVIVTGFQGVDPDGNITTLGRGGSDTSAVAVAAALKAAECLIYTDVDGVYTTDPRVVPEARRLLRVSFEEMLEMASMGSKVLQIRSVEFAGKYKVPLRVLSSFTPWDIDLNEEAASGTLITFEEDEEMEQAVVSGIAFNRDEAKISVLGVPDKPGIAYQILGAVADANIEVDVIIQNLSKDGKTDFSFTVHRGEFQKAMDLLKSKVVPELGAADVVGDARICKVSIVGIGMRSHVGVASRMFRCLSDEGINIQMISTSEIKTSVVIDEKYMELAVRALHREFDLDRADDSLAG; from the coding sequence ATGGCTTTGATTGTTCACAAGTACGGCGGCACCTCCATGGGGTCCACCGAGCGCATCCGTAACGTGGCCCGGCGCGTGGCCAAGTGGCACAAGGCCGGCCACCAGATGGTGGTGGTGCCCAGCGCCATGAGCGGCGAGACCAACCGCCTGCTGGGCCTGGCCAAGGAACTGGCCCCGGCCAAGACCGACAGCGCCTACGGCCGCGAACTCGACATGCTGGCCGCCACCGGCGAGCAGGCGTCCTCGGCGCTGCTGGCCATTGCCTTGCAGGCCGAAGGCCTGGAGGCGGTGAGCTATGCCGGCTGGCAGGTTCCCATCAAGACCAACAGCGCCTACACCAAGGCACGCATCGAGTCGATCGACGACGTTCGCGTGCGCGCCGACCTGAGTGCGGGCAAGGTGGTCATCGTGACCGGCTTCCAGGGCGTGGACCCGGATGGCAACATCACCACCCTGGGCCGTGGTGGCAGCGACACCTCGGCCGTGGCCGTGGCCGCGGCGCTCAAGGCCGCCGAGTGTCTGATCTACACCGACGTGGATGGCGTGTACACGACCGACCCGCGCGTGGTGCCGGAAGCGCGCCGCCTCTTGCGTGTGAGCTTCGAGGAAATGCTGGAGATGGCCAGCATGGGCAGCAAGGTGCTGCAGATCCGCTCGGTGGAATTCGCCGGCAAGTACAAGGTGCCCCTGCGCGTGCTCTCCAGTTTCACGCCCTGGGACATCGACCTGAATGAAGAAGCCGCCTCCGGCACCCTGATCACTTTTGAGGAAGACGAAGAAATGGAACAAGCCGTCGTTTCCGGCATTGCCTTCAACCGCGACGAAGCCAAGATCTCCGTGCTCGGCGTGCCCGACAAGCCCGGCATCGCGTACCAGATCCTGGGTGCGGTGGCCGACGCCAACATCGAGGTCGACGTGATCATCCAGAACCTGAGCAAGGACGGCAAGACCGACTTCAGCTTCACGGTGCACCGCGGCGAATTCCAGAAGGCCATGGACCTGCTCAAGAGCAAGGTCGTGCCCGAGCTCGGCGCCGCCGATGTGGTGGGCGATGCGCGTATCTGCAAAGTCAGCATCGTCGGCATCGGCATGCGCAGCCACGTGGGTGTGGCCAGCCGCATGTTCAGGTGCCTGAGCGACGAAGGCATCAACATCCAGATGATCTCCACCTCCGAAATCAAGACATCGGTCGTGATCGACGAGAAGTACATGGAGCTCGCCGTGCGTGCCTTGCACCGCGAGTTCGATCTGGACCGCGCCGACGACAGCCTCGCTGGCTGA
- a CDS encoding acetyl-CoA carboxylase carboxyltransferase subunit alpha: MAKKNFLDFEQPIAELESKIEELRYVQTESAVDISAEIEQLSGKSLQLTKDIYSSLTPWQITKIARHADRPYTLDYVREIFTHFQELHGDRHFSDDLSIVGGLARFNGQPCMVLGHQKGRDTKERGLRNFGMTKPEGYRKALRLMKVAEKFKLPVFTFVDTPGAYPGIDAEERGQSEAIGRNIFEMAQLEVPIISTIIGEGGSGGALAISVADQVLMLQYSVYSVISPEGCASILWKTSDRASDAADALGITAHRLKALGLVDKIVNEPVGGAHRDHKQMAAFLKRALTDAWRQVADLKVKELVDRRYARLNSYGRYTDTKADSKQEKR; the protein is encoded by the coding sequence TTGGCCAAAAAGAACTTTCTCGACTTCGAGCAACCCATTGCCGAACTCGAATCCAAAATCGAAGAACTCCGTTATGTGCAGACCGAGTCCGCGGTCGACATCTCGGCGGAAATCGAACAGCTGTCGGGCAAGAGCCTGCAGCTCACCAAGGACATCTACAGCAGCCTCACGCCCTGGCAGATCACCAAGATCGCGCGCCACGCCGACCGGCCGTACACGCTGGACTACGTGCGCGAGATCTTCACGCACTTCCAGGAGCTGCACGGTGACCGCCATTTTTCGGACGACCTCTCCATCGTTGGCGGTCTGGCCCGGTTCAATGGCCAGCCCTGCATGGTGCTCGGGCATCAGAAGGGACGCGACACCAAGGAGCGTGGCCTGCGCAACTTCGGCATGACCAAGCCCGAGGGCTACCGCAAGGCGCTGCGCCTGATGAAGGTGGCCGAGAAGTTCAAGCTGCCGGTGTTCACCTTCGTGGACACGCCGGGCGCCTACCCCGGCATCGACGCCGAAGAGCGCGGCCAGTCCGAAGCCATTGGCCGCAACATCTTCGAGATGGCGCAACTCGAAGTGCCGATCATCTCCACCATCATCGGTGAAGGCGGTTCCGGCGGTGCGCTGGCGATCTCGGTGGCCGATCAGGTGCTGATGCTGCAGTACTCGGTGTATTCCGTGATCAGCCCCGAAGGTTGCGCATCGATCCTCTGGAAAACCAGCGACCGCGCCAGCGATGCGGCCGATGCGCTGGGCATCACCGCGCACCGCCTCAAGGCGCTCGGGCTGGTGGACAAGATCGTCAACGAGCCGGTGGGTGGCGCGCACCGCGACCACAAGCAGATGGCCGCGTTTCTCAAGCGCGCGCTGACCGATGCCTGGCGCCAGGTGGCCGACCTCAAGGTCAAGGAACTGGTGGACCGCCGCTACGCGCGCCTGAACAGCTACGGCCGTTACACCGACACCAAGGCCGACAGCAAGCAGGAAAAACGCTGA
- the tilS gene encoding tRNA lysidine(34) synthetase TilS, producing MAAPLPNPCEQALAQWCAGERSMAAPSLVAVAYSAGADSTALLLAAWQRWPGRVVALHVHHGLQAAADGFESHARGFCLQHGIELRVARVDAAHAPGQSPEDAARVMRYRTLADMAQQARAACVLLGQHADDQAETLLLALSRGSGLPGLAAMPERFERHGVRFGRPLLALASQSLRDWLGATGHAFVDDPSNSDQRFTRNRIRAVLMPAWEACFPGFRTQLARSARHAAQAQVLLDDLARLDLAETGSPPAIRALQRLTPERQANALRHWLRGSAGVAASAAQLDELLAQIAHCSTRGHQIRLKVATGFVVRDGDRLRYTPPI from the coding sequence ATGGCCGCACCGTTGCCCAACCCCTGCGAGCAGGCGTTGGCCCAATGGTGCGCTGGTGAGCGGTCCATGGCGGCGCCCTCGCTGGTGGCCGTGGCTTATAGCGCCGGCGCCGATTCCACCGCCTTGCTGCTGGCCGCGTGGCAGCGCTGGCCCGGGCGGGTGGTGGCGCTGCACGTGCACCACGGCCTGCAGGCTGCGGCCGATGGCTTCGAGTCCCATGCCCGGGGTTTCTGTCTGCAGCATGGCATCGAATTGCGGGTGGCCCGGGTCGACGCGGCGCATGCACCTGGTCAGAGCCCCGAAGACGCGGCGCGCGTGATGCGCTACCGGACACTGGCCGACATGGCCCAACAGGCGCGGGCCGCATGCGTGTTGCTGGGACAGCACGCCGACGACCAGGCCGAGACCCTTCTGCTCGCGCTCAGCCGGGGCTCGGGTCTGCCGGGGCTGGCGGCCATGCCCGAGCGGTTCGAACGGCACGGTGTGCGCTTCGGCCGCCCGTTGCTGGCTTTGGCGAGCCAGTCCTTGCGCGATTGGCTTGGGGCCACCGGCCATGCTTTCGTGGACGACCCGAGCAACAGCGACCAGCGCTTCACGCGCAACCGCATCCGCGCCGTGCTCATGCCCGCTTGGGAGGCGTGTTTTCCGGGGTTTCGGACGCAGTTGGCGCGCAGTGCCCGACACGCCGCCCAGGCACAGGTGCTGCTCGATGATCTGGCGCGCCTGGACCTGGCCGAGACCGGCTCACCACCGGCCATCCGGGCGCTGCAGCGCCTGACGCCCGAACGCCAGGCCAACGCCTTGCGCCACTGGCTGCGCGGCAGCGCGGGCGTGGCGGCGAGCGCGGCGCAGCTCGATGAGCTGTTGGCGCAGATCGCCCACTGCAGTACGCGTGGTCATCAGATCCGCCTCAAAGTCGCCACGGGGTTTGTGGTCCGGGACGGTGACCGGCTGCGTTACACCCCGCCGATATAA
- a CDS encoding DUF1326 domain-containing protein has protein sequence MQAWNFEADYFTACNCDWGCPCNFNARPTEGRCMGWGAWAIRSGRFGNVSLDGARFALYYKFPGRVEEGQGTACAYVDSRATAAQQQALEQIGMGKAGGGIFALFGSELVTTWLPAKRAAIDFELNDGRGRVVIDRYGAADSELLSYPDGTVIRPTEDLPHGIEFKRGLMTNARRWWWRDDDLLASYADKYGAVATVRFTQEGCVG, from the coding sequence ATGCAGGCATGGAACTTTGAGGCTGACTATTTCACGGCTTGCAACTGCGACTGGGGTTGCCCCTGCAACTTCAACGCCCGACCGACGGAGGGTCGGTGCATGGGCTGGGGGGCGTGGGCCATCCGCAGCGGCCGCTTCGGCAACGTCTCACTCGATGGCGCGCGGTTTGCCCTTTACTACAAGTTTCCGGGCCGGGTCGAGGAAGGCCAGGGCACAGCCTGCGCGTATGTCGATAGTCGGGCCACGGCGGCGCAGCAGCAGGCCCTTGAGCAGATTGGCATGGGCAAGGCCGGCGGCGGCATCTTTGCCCTCTTCGGCTCCGAGCTGGTGACCACCTGGCTGCCGGCCAAGCGGGCGGCCATCGATTTCGAGCTGAACGACGGCCGCGGGCGGGTGGTCATCGACCGCTACGGAGCGGCCGACAGCGAACTGCTGAGCTACCCCGACGGCACAGTGATCCGCCCGACCGAAGACCTGCCGCACGGCATCGAGTTCAAGCGTGGGTTGATGACCAATGCCCGGCGCTGGTGGTGGCGTGACGATGACCTGCTGGCGAGCTACGCGGACAAATACGGCGCCGTCGCGACGGTGCGCTTCACGCAGGAGGGCTGCGTGGGATGA